A genome region from Nitrospira sp. includes the following:
- a CDS encoding pitrilysin family protein, with protein sequence MRVSILACSILSVLLFAGLTSPAHAVEPKEYTLSNDMKVILVEVPKAPVATVQVWYKVGSRNEVMGRAGLSHMLEHMMFKGTAKYPKGTFSRLVRKNGGMDNAFTSQDFTAYFENLAADRVTLALELEADRMQGLILDANEFKTEREVVKEERRLRNEDDPQGALVEALFAQTFMSHPYHWPVIGWFSDLDAMNLDDLQRHYDTYYSPNNATLLVVGDIKADTLLPIIAKLFEPIPKGPSPKALAVTEAPQHGERRFLLKREAQVPFVMMGYRVPNYSSDDSYALNVLESILSHGKSARLYQSLVYEQKTALAVGADYGLMQADPGLFYFYAVVKPGEKVEAVEEAVLKEIQRIQIEPPSELELQRAKNQIEAAHIFEQDSNFRQAMLLGEAETIGAGWRKVSQFVERTRAVTAQDVQRVASQYLTADTRTTGTLIPQPPQTQAASPTQSH encoded by the coding sequence GTGCGCGTTTCCATCCTCGCTTGTTCGATTCTCAGCGTCCTCCTGTTCGCCGGCCTGACATCTCCGGCTCATGCCGTCGAACCCAAGGAATACACGTTATCCAACGACATGAAAGTCATCCTCGTGGAAGTCCCCAAGGCGCCCGTGGCGACCGTGCAAGTCTGGTACAAGGTGGGCTCACGAAACGAGGTCATGGGCCGGGCCGGGTTGTCGCACATGCTTGAGCATATGATGTTCAAGGGCACCGCCAAGTACCCCAAAGGCACCTTCTCCCGCCTCGTTCGCAAGAACGGCGGAATGGACAATGCCTTCACAAGCCAGGACTTTACCGCCTACTTTGAGAATCTGGCCGCTGATCGCGTGACGCTGGCGCTCGAACTCGAGGCCGACCGCATGCAGGGGCTGATTTTGGACGCAAACGAATTCAAGACCGAGCGGGAAGTCGTGAAAGAAGAACGCCGGTTGCGCAACGAAGACGATCCCCAAGGTGCGCTGGTCGAGGCCCTGTTTGCACAGACCTTCATGAGTCATCCCTACCACTGGCCGGTGATCGGATGGTTCTCCGATCTTGACGCGATGAACCTCGACGATCTCCAGCGCCACTATGACACCTACTATTCACCGAACAACGCCACGCTGCTCGTGGTCGGCGACATCAAGGCGGACACACTCCTCCCGATCATCGCCAAGCTCTTCGAACCGATCCCGAAAGGGCCATCCCCCAAAGCTCTGGCCGTGACCGAAGCGCCGCAGCACGGCGAACGCCGCTTCCTCCTGAAGCGCGAAGCGCAGGTGCCGTTCGTCATGATGGGCTACCGTGTCCCCAACTATTCCAGCGACGATTCCTATGCCCTGAACGTACTTGAATCGATTTTATCTCACGGCAAAAGCGCCCGGCTCTACCAAAGTCTTGTCTACGAACAAAAAACCGCCCTGGCAGTGGGCGCCGACTATGGACTGATGCAGGCCGACCCGGGGCTGTTTTATTTTTATGCCGTAGTGAAACCAGGCGAGAAGGTTGAAGCGGTCGAAGAAGCAGTCCTCAAAGAAATTCAGCGGATCCAAATTGAGCCGCCGAGCGAACTCGAGCTCCAGCGTGCGAAAAATCAGATCGAGGCGGCCCACATTTTCGAACAGGATTCGAATTTCCGTCAGGCCATGCTACTCGGTGAAGCCGAAACCATCGGGGCAGGATGGCGCAAAGTCAGCCAGTTTGTGGAGCGCACCCGCGCGGTCACCGCGCAGGACGTGCAACGTGTGGCGTCGCAATATCTGACTGCCGATACTCGCACGACGGGAACCTTGATTCCTCAGCCTCCGCAAACCCAAGCCGCGTCACCGACACAATCTCACTAG
- a CDS encoding pitrilysin family protein — protein sequence MTPQQITLPSRQHHRRPTGWPLVGLLSLALGLSFAPAQAAEIVPTRSVTSNGMTVLFLEQHFLPTVEIHALVKVGSAQDPPDKAGLANLTASLLDEGTLTRTSRQIAEQIDFVGGSLGAHAAEDFTTASARVLKKDADLGFTLLADMLQHPAFHKQEVERVRTQILGEIVSDDDDPGNVAMKAFHQLIFHGHPYSWPAHGTEETLNKITVADIQQFHAREYLPNQTILVIVGDLTQDQAAMLVQTHFGSWKKGPPPPYQLKKPAAIDRKMVQLIEKDLTQSTIVLGHTGISRTNPDYYAVTVMNYILGAGGFSSRLMDSIRDKQGLAYGIMSQFDTRLMPGAFFISLQTRTDVTNQAIAGVLTEIKGMRDAMVTDQELNEAKSFIVGSFPLRVDSSAKLANVLAQVELYNLGLDYFTQYPRAIEKVTKDDVLRVAKQYLDPQHYALVVVGSIAKAKVKQ from the coding sequence ATGACGCCACAACAAATCACCCTTCCTTCGCGCCAACACCATCGCCGCCCCACAGGCTGGCCTCTGGTAGGCCTGCTGTCTCTGGCGCTCGGCCTGTCATTCGCCCCGGCGCAGGCCGCGGAAATCGTCCCAACCCGTTCTGTCACCTCCAACGGCATGACCGTGTTGTTCCTGGAACAGCACTTTCTTCCAACGGTGGAAATCCACGCGCTGGTCAAAGTGGGATCGGCGCAAGATCCACCCGACAAAGCAGGACTCGCCAATCTGACCGCCAGTCTCCTGGATGAAGGCACCCTGACCCGAACATCTCGACAAATCGCCGAACAGATCGATTTTGTGGGAGGCTCACTGGGAGCCCATGCAGCGGAAGACTTTACCACCGCCTCCGCGCGCGTGCTCAAGAAAGATGCGGACCTCGGCTTTACGCTCTTAGCCGATATGCTCCAACATCCTGCGTTTCATAAGCAGGAAGTCGAACGCGTCCGCACGCAGATCCTCGGCGAAATCGTCAGTGATGACGATGATCCCGGAAACGTGGCGATGAAAGCCTTCCACCAATTGATTTTTCACGGCCATCCTTACAGCTGGCCGGCCCATGGCACGGAAGAGACGCTCAACAAAATTACGGTTGCGGACATCCAGCAATTTCACGCCAGGGAATACCTGCCAAATCAAACGATCCTGGTCATCGTTGGGGACCTGACGCAGGATCAGGCGGCGATGCTGGTCCAGACTCATTTTGGCTCGTGGAAAAAGGGGCCTCCACCGCCCTACCAGCTCAAAAAGCCGGCGGCCATCGATCGTAAAATGGTCCAGCTCATCGAGAAGGATCTGACGCAGTCGACCATCGTCCTCGGGCACACCGGCATCAGCCGGACGAATCCAGACTACTATGCCGTCACGGTCATGAACTATATTCTAGGCGCCGGAGGGTTCTCCTCCCGGCTCATGGATTCCATTCGCGACAAACAAGGGCTAGCCTATGGGATCATGAGCCAGTTCGACACCAGATTGATGCCTGGCGCGTTTTTCATCAGCCTGCAGACCAGAACCGACGTCACGAACCAAGCCATCGCGGGTGTCCTGACGGAGATCAAGGGGATGCGCGATGCCATGGTCACGGACCAGGAGCTCAATGAGGCCAAATCGTTCATCGTCGGCAGCTTCCCCCTGCGGGTCGATTCCAGCGCAAAACTGGCGAACGTCCTCGCCCAAGTCGAGCTCTACAATCTTGGGCTGGACTATTTCACGCAGTACCCAAGAGCGATCGAGAAAGTCACGAAGGACGACGTGCTGCGCGTCGCCAAACAGTATCTCGATCCCCAACATTACGCCTTGGTCGTCGTCGGATCGATCGCGAAGGCCAAAGTCAAACAATAG
- the larE gene encoding ATP-dependent sacrificial sulfur transferase LarE: MVSTIPLIDKVARARQILREMGSVIVAFSGGIDSSLVLKLAHEELGVQAVGVTAVSPTLPASELEATRNIAAEIGARHRIVETDQLQIPEFVQNDATRCYHCKTDLYSLLDTLRDEYAAGHIVDGTNVDDLGDDRPGLKAARERGVRSPLLEAEFSKADIRDVARELGLSNWDKPAAACLSSRVPRGITITRSTLSRVERAEAALAQEGFRQYRVRDHGEIARIEMVVEELPELLQPGRRERLAETLKKLGYRFVTVDLEGYRQGGVSLTPPA; encoded by the coding sequence ATGGTTTCCACAATTCCGTTGATCGACAAAGTTGCCCGGGCACGACAGATCCTTCGCGAGATGGGCTCGGTCATCGTGGCGTTCTCCGGCGGGATCGACAGTTCCCTCGTCCTCAAACTGGCGCATGAGGAGCTGGGCGTCCAGGCTGTCGGCGTCACAGCCGTCTCTCCGACCCTTCCGGCCAGTGAGTTGGAGGCCACGCGAAACATCGCCGCGGAGATCGGCGCGCGCCATCGTATTGTTGAAACTGATCAACTCCAAATCCCGGAATTCGTCCAGAATGATGCCACTCGCTGCTACCACTGCAAGACCGACTTGTACTCCCTCCTCGACACACTCCGGGATGAATATGCGGCGGGACACATTGTCGACGGCACGAACGTGGATGACCTGGGAGACGACCGTCCAGGCCTCAAGGCCGCTCGCGAACGGGGCGTCCGCAGCCCCTTGCTCGAAGCTGAATTCTCCAAGGCCGATATCCGCGACGTCGCGAGAGAGCTAGGCCTCTCCAATTGGGATAAGCCGGCAGCCGCCTGCCTCTCTTCCCGCGTGCCGCGCGGCATCACGATCACCCGAAGCACCCTCTCCCGTGTGGAACGTGCGGAAGCGGCTCTCGCACAAGAAGGCTTTCGCCAATATCGTGTACGGGACCACGGGGAGATCGCCAGAATAGAGATGGTCGTCGAGGAGCTGCCGGAACTGTTACAACCGGGACGCCGCGAACGGCTGGCCGAAACCCTCAAGAAACTCGGCTATCGGTTCGTGACGGTTGATTTGGAAGGATACCGCCAGGGAGGCGTGAGTCTGACCCCCCCGGCGTAA
- the atpF gene encoding F0F1 ATP synthase subunit B has translation MPQFESHFFSSLIFWEILSFGILFFLLYKYAFPSLLGMLEEREKKIKDSLDQAERHRSEAERRLKEYEAKLATAAKDAEAILGQAKERAQRLMEENEQRMTTDAERIKGDATREIETERRKAVQDIRSQTTDLAMMVAEKVVGRALTDSDHRRLADEALDALAKSYQSRN, from the coding sequence ATGCCTCAATTTGAATCACATTTCTTTTCATCCCTGATCTTCTGGGAGATTCTCTCCTTTGGGATTCTGTTCTTCCTGCTCTACAAGTATGCATTTCCGAGCTTGTTGGGTATGCTGGAAGAACGCGAAAAAAAGATCAAGGACAGTCTCGATCAGGCGGAACGTCACCGTTCCGAAGCCGAGCGCAGGCTGAAGGAATACGAAGCCAAGCTGGCGACGGCGGCCAAAGACGCAGAGGCGATTTTGGGACAGGCCAAAGAACGCGCGCAACGCCTGATGGAAGAGAACGAACAGCGCATGACGACGGATGCGGAGCGCATCAAGGGTGATGCGACTCGAGAAATCGAGACGGAGCGCCGGAAGGCCGTGCAGGACATCCGTTCGCAAACGACCGACTTAGCGATGATGGTGGCTGAGAAAGTCGTTGGGCGGGCACTGACGGACAGCGATCATCGTCGCCTGGCGGACGAAGCCCTCGATGCCCTCGCAAAGAGCTACCAGAGCCGGAATTAG
- the atpE gene encoding ATP synthase F0 subunit C — MDAAAAALVGMGLAAAGFAGAGVGIGYIFGKMIEAVARQPEAEGRVGKYMWIGFALVEAIALYGLVIAFIIMGLRK; from the coding sequence ATGGATGCAGCAGCAGCAGCGTTGGTGGGTATGGGATTGGCGGCGGCAGGATTTGCCGGCGCCGGTGTGGGCATCGGGTATATTTTCGGGAAAATGATCGAGGCCGTGGCCCGGCAGCCGGAAGCGGAAGGTCGCGTCGGCAAGTACATGTGGATCGGATTCGCGTTGGTCGAAGCCATCGCACTGTACGGGCTGGTCATTGCGTTCATCATCATGGGCTTGCGTAAGTAG
- a CDS encoding F0F1 ATP synthase subunit A codes for MEESPLHAFELHDLIPLVPAGVDVSINKAVILMWVIVGLVAFLMISAAASRKLVPGKLQNMAELIVEFIRGIIMDTMGEPGMKYFPLIATLFLFILFANLIGLIPGSYTVTSQIIVTAVFAVGVYGLSIVLGFSLHGMKFFSILVPPGTPGWLLPLMIPIELISQLARPISLAVRLFANMTAGHVILGVLFGLAISGGLLIGWLPFAFTIAMNGLEVGIAFIQAYIFTVLSCVYLGDAVTLHGHSEHAH; via the coding sequence GTGGAAGAAAGTCCGTTACATGCGTTTGAGCTGCACGATCTGATTCCGTTGGTTCCGGCCGGGGTGGATGTTTCCATCAACAAGGCCGTGATTCTAATGTGGGTGATCGTCGGCCTGGTGGCGTTTCTGATGATCTCGGCTGCGGCGTCTCGTAAGTTGGTGCCGGGTAAATTGCAGAACATGGCCGAATTGATCGTCGAGTTCATTCGCGGAATTATCATGGACACGATGGGTGAGCCGGGGATGAAATATTTCCCGCTGATCGCCACGTTGTTCCTCTTTATTCTCTTTGCCAATTTGATCGGGTTGATTCCCGGTTCCTATACCGTCACGAGCCAGATTATTGTCACGGCGGTGTTTGCCGTAGGAGTTTACGGGCTGAGTATTGTGCTCGGGTTTTCCCTTCACGGGATGAAGTTTTTCAGCATTCTCGTGCCGCCCGGTACTCCGGGTTGGCTCTTGCCGTTGATGATTCCGATTGAATTGATCAGTCAGTTGGCGCGACCCATTTCCCTGGCCGTCCGTTTGTTTGCGAATATGACCGCCGGTCACGTCATTTTGGGCGTGTTGTTCGGGTTGGCGATCAGCGGCGGGCTGCTGATCGGATGGTTGCCGTTTGCGTTCACGATCGCCATGAACGGACTCGAAGTCGGTATCGCGTTTATTCAAGCCTATATTTTTACCGTGCTGAGTTGTGTGTATCTGGGGGATGCGGTTACCCTGCACGGTCATAGCGAGCACGCACACTAG
- a CDS encoding AtpZ/AtpI family protein — MGALSPIALRSAAREHLMPPSQDPLYAGLGQAVRIGTELLAALIVGGGLGWVLDTYLLDSNPWGLVVGVGLGAAAGVRGAYRSAQRWQS; from the coding sequence ATGGGTGCACTCTCTCCGATTGCGCTGAGGAGTGCCGCACGTGAGCATCTGATGCCCCCCTCTCAGGATCCGTTATATGCGGGGCTCGGGCAGGCTGTCCGGATCGGGACGGAACTGCTTGCTGCGTTGATCGTCGGAGGAGGGCTGGGTTGGGTTCTCGACACCTATCTGCTTGATTCGAATCCATGGGGATTGGTGGTGGGGGTAGGGTTGGGGGCCGCAGCCGGTGTACGGGGCGCCTATCGGTCGGCGCAACGATGGCAGAGTTAA
- a CDS encoding anthranilate synthase component I family protein, translating to MSFPSHQAFLSGPPQPLVVVRPQPDADAFELYCRLAPADRPSFLLESANGTDTTARYSFFGRDPYLTLTSRAQEYRIETEEQIRHYQGSGLQALQHTLAESLITKPDGLPPFYGGAVGYLSYDLVRSFESLPSLAADDLHVPDLHIAFFDVVAAVDHHTRQLYLMYCPPLSRFQTEPREKLYREGCDRLAELEARLTSPVPQPISSPWPTPATFVPSQSREAYKTRVRRCQDYIAAGDIYQANLSHRFTLDLDAAASATGYEGYSTELYRRLRHINPAPFAGLVRFPDLSLVSSSPERLVRLAGSQADTRPIAGTRPRGTGLQQDQRLRAELLANPKERAEHVMLVDLERNDLGKVCRYGSVRVDEFMTIEQYSHVSHLVSDVVGTLRPGISALDLVKAVFPGGTITGVPKLRCMEIIEELEPVRRGLYTGALGYFSWSGDLDLNILIRTLVLTKNRGYLQVGAGIVADSDPDHEYDETLAKAGAFFKILEASR from the coding sequence ATGAGTTTTCCCTCTCACCAGGCATTCCTAAGCGGGCCGCCGCAACCGCTGGTGGTCGTGCGTCCACAACCGGATGCCGATGCGTTCGAGCTGTACTGTCGGCTGGCGCCGGCCGATCGCCCCTCGTTTCTCCTGGAGAGCGCCAATGGCACCGACACCACCGCGCGGTATTCATTTTTCGGACGCGACCCCTATCTCACCCTCACAAGTCGCGCCCAGGAATACCGGATCGAGACCGAGGAACAGATCCGGCACTACCAGGGCTCCGGCCTTCAGGCCCTCCAGCATACGCTCGCCGAATCACTCATTACAAAACCAGATGGCCTCCCGCCGTTTTATGGGGGTGCCGTCGGATACCTCAGCTACGATCTCGTGCGGTCGTTTGAATCGCTTCCGTCCTTGGCCGCCGACGATCTCCACGTGCCTGACCTGCACATAGCTTTTTTTGATGTCGTGGCCGCGGTCGATCACCATACGCGACAGCTCTACCTGATGTATTGCCCTCCGTTATCGCGATTTCAGACGGAACCTCGAGAAAAGCTGTATCGCGAAGGCTGTGACCGGTTGGCAGAGCTAGAAGCCCGCCTGACAAGCCCAGTTCCGCAACCCATTTCGTCGCCCTGGCCTACGCCGGCGACCTTTGTACCCAGCCAATCGCGCGAAGCCTACAAAACTCGGGTGCGGCGTTGCCAGGACTATATCGCCGCCGGCGATATTTATCAGGCCAATCTGTCGCACCGCTTTACGCTCGATCTCGACGCCGCCGCTTCGGCCACCGGATACGAAGGATACTCCACCGAACTCTATCGCCGTCTCCGCCACATCAATCCCGCGCCGTTCGCAGGACTCGTCCGATTCCCCGACCTCAGCCTCGTTAGCAGTTCCCCTGAGCGACTCGTGCGGCTGGCTGGTTCGCAGGCCGACACCAGACCCATCGCCGGAACCAGGCCGCGAGGCACCGGGCTGCAACAGGACCAACGTCTGCGCGCGGAGTTGCTTGCCAATCCCAAAGAACGCGCCGAACATGTGATGCTGGTGGATCTGGAACGAAACGACCTCGGAAAGGTCTGTCGCTATGGCTCGGTGCGGGTCGATGAGTTCATGACCATCGAACAGTATTCACATGTCAGCCACCTGGTGTCCGACGTGGTCGGCACCCTGCGACCGGGCATCTCAGCACTCGACCTGGTAAAAGCCGTGTTCCCCGGCGGAACCATCACCGGTGTCCCTAAACTCCGGTGTATGGAAATCATCGAAGAACTCGAGCCGGTGCGACGCGGACTTTATACCGGCGCATTGGGCTATTTCAGCTGGAGCGGCGACCTGGACTTGAACATCCTCATTCGTACGCTCGTACTGACCAAGAACAGAGGGTATCTCCAAGTCGGCGCCGGCATTGTGGCAGACTCGGATCCCGACCACGAATATGATGAAACGCTCGCCAAGGCGGGCGCGTTTTTTAAAATCCTGGAGGCTAGCCGCTGA
- a CDS encoding aminotransferase class IV, with the protein MWVFLNDRFVRKEEALVSVFDHGFLYGDGVYETLRSYGSRIFMRDQHLARLRRSADAIGLDIPIPESQWPELLHEAMRRNGVGNEQTDAYLRITVSRGEGEIGLDPSLCPRATVVIMTKSLPPSPPILSREGVSLTVAHTRRNLPEALSPHIKSTNFLNNILAKRESITAGTFDSLFLNWKDELTECTVSNLFFISGNTLHTPALDCGILDGITRTIVMTLAQEEGLPVREGHYHVADLQRADECFLTNTSMEIMPVSRVDSFAIGEGRPGPLTRRLQTRFADSRTRFLEPTQ; encoded by the coding sequence ATGTGGGTGTTTCTCAATGATCGGTTTGTGCGCAAGGAGGAGGCCCTGGTCTCCGTGTTTGACCATGGATTTCTCTATGGTGACGGCGTGTATGAAACCCTTCGCTCCTATGGATCCCGCATCTTCATGCGCGACCAGCACCTGGCCAGACTCCGGCGCTCCGCCGATGCCATCGGCCTAGACATTCCCATCCCGGAGTCGCAATGGCCGGAGTTGCTCCATGAAGCGATGCGCCGGAATGGGGTCGGCAACGAGCAGACGGATGCGTACCTCCGCATCACCGTCTCACGCGGCGAGGGGGAAATCGGCCTGGATCCCAGTCTGTGCCCACGCGCCACAGTGGTCATCATGACGAAATCGCTCCCCCCCTCTCCTCCCATTCTCTCACGCGAGGGTGTGTCACTGACCGTCGCTCACACCAGGCGGAATCTGCCCGAAGCGTTGTCGCCGCACATCAAATCCACCAATTTCCTGAACAACATTCTCGCTAAGCGTGAGTCGATTACGGCCGGCACCTTTGACAGCCTTTTTTTGAATTGGAAAGACGAGTTGACCGAATGCACGGTCAGCAACCTCTTTTTCATCTCCGGCAACACTCTCCATACCCCGGCACTAGACTGCGGCATCTTAGATGGCATCACGAGAACGATCGTCATGACCCTCGCACAAGAGGAAGGGCTACCTGTCCGGGAAGGGCATTATCATGTCGCCGATCTTCAGCGCGCGGATGAGTGCTTCCTGACGAATACCAGCATGGAAATCATGCCGGTCAGCAGGGTCGATTCGTTCGCCATCGGCGAGGGTCGACCAGGCCCCCTCACGCGTCGGCTGCAGACGCGATTCGCCGACAGCCGGACGAGGTTTCTTGAGCCAACCCAGTAG
- a CDS encoding transglycosylase SLT domain-containing protein has protein sequence MAYFSRTAALFSIAATLLLTALPSRADVYQYIDANGTISLTNVPNDPRYRRVIAELPRSRTIISDGELEPVIARHSRVHRLHPALIRAVIKTESDFNPLAVSRAGAIGLMQLMPQTAVRLDVRDSYNPDENIGGGTKYLRQLLDRFNGNLPLALAAYNAGEHAVERYQGLPPIPETRQYVQKVLRYYRTFLTNDRLSSSGAYRAQALGAKARALAPSMPTRSSDRP, from the coding sequence ATGGCTTATTTCAGCCGTACAGCCGCTCTCTTCTCAATTGCCGCGACACTACTCCTGACTGCCCTTCCCAGCCGGGCCGACGTCTATCAGTACATCGATGCCAACGGCACCATTTCTCTCACCAACGTGCCGAACGATCCTCGATACAGACGAGTGATTGCGGAACTACCTCGCTCGCGCACCATCATCTCGGATGGGGAATTGGAGCCGGTGATTGCGCGGCATTCCAGAGTCCATCGCCTCCATCCAGCATTGATTCGTGCGGTCATCAAGACGGAATCCGACTTCAACCCGCTGGCGGTGTCTCGCGCCGGGGCCATCGGCCTGATGCAGCTGATGCCGCAAACCGCTGTGCGTTTGGATGTGCGGGATTCCTACAACCCGGATGAGAATATCGGCGGCGGGACGAAATATCTCCGACAGCTGCTGGACCGGTTTAACGGAAATCTTCCGTTGGCCTTAGCGGCATACAATGCCGGCGAACATGCAGTGGAGCGTTACCAAGGGCTTCCACCAATCCCGGAAACCAGGCAGTATGTCCAAAAGGTGCTTCGGTACTACCGCACCTTCCTTACGAACGACCGGCTTTCTTCTTCCGGGGCTTACCGCGCGCAGGCTCTGGGGGCGAAAGCACGAGCGCTCGCTCCTTCGATGCCGACCCGCTCGTCCGACCGTCCGTGA